The Setaria italica strain Yugu1 chromosome IX, Setaria_italica_v2.0, whole genome shotgun sequence genome has a window encoding:
- the LOC101763260 gene encoding CASP-like protein 2U2, with protein MSQGQGGAAADNGVSPGNVPVCYYGPAGRVPAALERRVRAAELFLRCATCGLAVLAAALLGADRQTRIFFSMEKEARYSDMQSLVFLVIANGMAACYSLLQGARCMVSILTGGVLISKPMAWAIFSCDQVMAYFTISAVAVAMEAAMIGKYGNTQFQWMKTCHLYKRFCAQAGGAVACAVAASLNMVGISLVSAFNLFRLYGSGKGRK; from the exons ATGAGCCAAGGAcaaggaggagcggcggccgacAATGGCGTCAGCCCCGGCAACGTTCCGGTGTGCTACTACGGGCCCGCGGGGCGCGtgccggcggcgctggagcggcgggtgcgcgCCGCGGAGCTGTTCCtgcggtgcgcgacgtgcgggCTCGCGGtgctcgccgcggcgctgctGGGCGCCGACCGCCAGACCcgcatcttcttctccatggaGAAGGAGGCCCGGTACTCCGACATGCAGTCCCTCGT ATTTTTGGTGATAGCAAATGGGATGGCAGCGTGTTATAGCCTGCTTCAGGGTGCGAGGTGCATGGTGAGCATTCTGACaggtggtgtcctcatcagcaaGCCCATGGCATGGGCTATCTTCTCTTGTGATCAG GTGATGGCGTATTTCACGATCTCGGCGGTGGCCgtggcgatggaggcggcgatgaTCGGCAAGTACGGCAACACGCAGTTCCAGTGGATGAAGACGTGCCACCTCTACAAGCGGTTCTGCGCGCAGGCCGGGGGCGCCGTGGCCTGCGCCGTCGCGGCCAGCCTCAACATGGTAGGCATCTCGCTCGTCTCCGCGTTCAACCTCTTCCGGTTGTACGGCAGCGGCAAGGGGAGGAAGTGA